The genomic window tcgctgactccgatcttgtttagacaaggtcatagtcaaagtggaagttctctcctcccttcagagaaaggtacctcctcctttgatggcccgttctttccactgggatctcactcgcagagatctttcatttagggtttttttgtttgtttgtttgtttatttgccacagtgtcttggctttccatgcctaaaatactctcatgggctcttcagccaaatctgaatgccttaagggctgattctgaggccagagtgctgtttaggacatctgccattctatgagtctgctgtgtatcccacttcccatattggatcattctctccaccTGGGGAATTTTGAACCTCACCAGGGAGTAGTCCTTACTGGTAGTCTTCTGAGGTTATTCCGGGTCCCACGCATCCATGGTCTCTCTTGGAAGGAGAATGGAGATGATAGGAAAGAGCAGCTAAGAGGTGGGCAGGGATCCAGCCCCAGGGGAGCAGATCAGCTGGGGGTTCCCCCGGGTCATGCAGGCAGCCATGGGTGCTGGACACTCAGCAGTCACTTCGTGATCTTCACTGCAGCTGCCACAGAGAAAAGTTTGGAGGAAGGGAGGGTCTCGGTCCTCGCCCACAGACTGTCCGTGCTCTTGGCGTGCAGGAGGTTGGTGTAAACCCCTGCCCAGGCTGGCAGAGAGAGGCAAGCTCAGAGGGCAGGTTCTCCAACGACTGCCTGGAGGCTGGCTGAGCTTCTGAGGGACCACATTGAGTGAGGGGCAATCTCTGTGCCTTTCCCGGGTTTCAGCACAATGAATGTTGGGAAAGGAGGGGCAGAGTGTGAAGCCAAAGCCAGACCAGCTTTACTCAGAAGAATGAAGCCTGGGACAGGCTCACtcccaaggcagagagagcacctTGCCTTACAGACTAGTGGTTTATATGGTACAAAGTGGCAGGAAAGGGTTTGGGGGTcggagccaaagctgggccgctgagatagagggagagccTGGGCTCGTTCTAAAGGTCCTGCGAGATcccagtgtgagctgggaggggcttGGGCTGAGACTGGGGCTGGACTCTGAGGCTGAGATGCTGAGCTGGGGGGAGAGAGCTTGGAAGGAGTGGGGAGCGCTCAGGCCGATGGCTGGACTCTCCCGATAGTGGTGTGTCCAGCAGtccaggcagggtggggctgtatTAGGGCAGAGAAATGGGGGCTGCTTGCTGTTGTATAGGTGAGGGGTCAGTTTGGATCTAAGGCtttttgtccttgctccatcactttctatacctaatttgttcaggGTTTTATTGTGAATGCTTGTTGTATTTTTAAGTCttgaaatgttaattttgaaagggggagattttccatctgctggtttgctccccaaatgtctgcaacagtcagagctgagtcaggctgaagcaaggatcccagaactccacctggtctcccatatgggtggcaggggcccaagttcttgagccatcattactgcctcccaggatgcattacgtgaagttgggtcagaagcagagtagctgggacttgaatatgggacgtgagtgtcccaagtggtggcttaacctccgTGCCACACCGTCCACCctggatgttgtgttttatcaaaagcTGTTTCTGATGATGCGATTCTTATCCTctgttttaatgtatttattgacTTGGATATGTTGAGTCCCCCTTGATCATGGGAATGATTATTGTTTTGATGTGCTGTTAtattgatttgctagtattttattaagaatttttgTGTCTAGGTGCATCAGGGATGTTGGCCTGTAGTTGTATTTTTGTCATGTGCTTGTCTGATTTAGGAATCCAGGTCAGGCTGTCCTCATAGAATGCATTTGGCAGGGTTCCCTTCCATTGACATTCTAGTGACATTTTGGGGAATCATTTGAAAAGAATTGGTGGTAGTTCTTCCTCCACTtgtgacccggctccctgctcatgtgcccgggaaagcagcacccatgtgggagacctgggtggagtttagggctcctgggtttgtcctggccctgccccagcctttgccaccatttggggagtgaaccactggatggaagatctctctcccgccctccttctctcttcctctctctaattctgcctttcatataaataaataaatctttaaaattacttCCTTGGAAGTTTGGAGGAATTCGGTGAAGCCTTCGAATGCTGCACTTTGCTTTGAGACATTTTCTTAGGACTGATTCAGTCTCATTTCTCTTTGGCTTGTTTAGTTTTCCTGATTCAGTTTTGGTGAGTTACATGTGTCTAGAAATCTCTCTATTATAGATTTTCCCATCTGCTACCTTATAGTGGTTAGTAATTcctaatatatatctatatatttatgtggtatcagttgtaacatCTGGTTTCATCTGATTTTGAGCCTTGTTTTGTTGGTTAGTCTAGATAAAGGCTcatccatttttatctttttcagaaGCCAACTCAATTCATTTATCTTCTGTATTGTTAGTCtctacttcatttttttatgCTCTGAGctttgttctacttttttttttttttaagattttttatttacttgaagcagagttacagagggaggtcttccatctgttgttttactccccaaatggctgcaacagccagagctggagcaatctggagccaggagctaggagcttcttaatggtctcctatgcgggtgcaggggcccaagcccttgggctgtcttcgctttcccaggccatagtagagagctggatcggaagaggagcagctgggaccagagccagtgcccatatgggatgctggtgctgcaggcagaggcttagtccactattttgtttttaaaagtccttGGAATGCATTTTTAGGTTACTTGATATCTCTTTTTAAATGTAGGTGATTaaacaacttttttaaagatgtatttatttattcaaaaggcagtgttatggcccaagtcattgggcctctgcacccgtatgggagacccagaagaagctcctggctttgaattggtgcagctccagttgttgcagccaaatggggagtggatcagcggatggaaggcctctgtctgcctctcctctctgtgtaactctgactttcaaataattaaattaaaaaaaaaaaaaaaaaaggcagtgttagagatcttacatctgccggctcactccttaaatggccacgacagctggagctaggccagtctgaaggcaggagtcgggagtttcctctgggtctccagtgtgggtacagaggcctgagcacttgggccatcctctgctgccttcttagtCACATTagcagtgtccatgtgggatgctgttgtcacaggcggcggctttttacccactgtgccatggcgctggcccctaaactgaACTTCCTACTGCTCTTGCTGTTTCGCGTaagtttaattacatttttttcaaggAATTGTTAAATGTCCTTGTTTGTTTCTTCGATGACCCATTGtgactcaggagcatgttgttgatTCTCAGCGTGTTTGCGTAATTCCTAACGCTTTGGCTCTGCCATTGTCAGAAAAGATGCGTGGTATGCTTTTGATGTTTGCCTTTGAGATGCACTTAACGTGCTCTGTCCTGGAGAGTGTTCTGTGTTGATGACAGAATGTATATGTGTGACTGTTGGATGAAAAGTgtctgttagggccatttggtcTGTGGGGCAGTTCCGTGTATGTCCCAGGAGAGTGTAGCAGTGGTGTGGTTTCTTAGTGGCTTTGGGGTCTTGATGGTCTCTGCACTGAGGAACTTGGGGTGTTGGAGACCTCCGCTGTTCTGTATTGGAGCCTGTCTGTGCCTGGAGATCTGATGATGTTTGATCCGGTTGGGAGCTTTGCCGTTGAGTGCATGTGCATTTCCACTCTTTATGTTCTTGCTGACTTACTCCCTTGGGCATCATAGTGACCTTGTCTCCTTTAGGGTTTTTGTCTTGAAGCCTGTTTTGTGTGATGCAACATAGCTGCTTCCGGTTGCTTTTGGTCTGTTTGCATGGATTGTCTTTTTCCatgtttcactttcagtctgtgtctttaCTGGTGAGGTGAGTTTCTTGTATGCAGCATATCACTGGGTCTTGTTTTCTTAGCTTTTAACTAGGAATTTTTTCCCTTAATATTCAAGACCATTAATGATAAGCATGACTTAATCATGTCATTTCAAGCCATACCTTGTTTATCTTGAATGTCTGTGGTTGTGCAGTTTTGATGAAGTTGGATTTCTCCATATTTCTCTGGTGTATCTACTcgcatgtgttttttttttttttttttttcagcttggTGGTTTCCTCTTTATTGATGCGCCTCCTATCTCCCCCCAGTTTCAGTCCCTTCCATCTACTCCCAAAAAAGAAGGTAGTGAAAGGAAGGGATTGTTGGGGTCCTCAACCCCTTGGGCAGTTAGAAAGGGAACAGAAACCAGAATAATCACTGGGTGCAACAGAGACTGACAATCCATAAGTGTAAAGCAGAGTGGGAAAGGCGGGTGGAGAacgggggagagaggagaggctccCATGACCCCTCCTGctaagggtgggagggaagcctcCGCCGGTAAGTGCAGGTCCTGGAGAAAGAAGGTGGTGCTGGAgcttggaggaggaggggaggtcaAGGCAGGGGGGACCCCCCACCTCAGGGGCAGCAGCTTCACAGGCCGTAGACACTTTCGTCACTGTAGGCAATGTACAGAAAGAAGTCCTCTTCATGGTGCTCCTGGTAGAGCTGACCCATGGTGGCACTGGTGGGTGGAATGACGTTGTTGACAAAGAAAAACAAGGCATCCTCAGCTTGGAGATGAATTCGCTTCCGGATCAGGAAGTAGAACTGACCAACTGTGAGATCAGAAGGCaccaggtatttttttttgtccatgTCTCCTATCCGAGCTTTGGGAGCCTTTTCTACTATCACCGGGACCCGGTCCGTGTATTTCTTTCTGATCTTCTCGCCCTCAGAGCGGCGCTTCTCGAACGGATGCTCCTCCTTGTACACGAACTTCATCCTCCCGGGAACCGGGCTGGACCGGGCTGGGAAGAGGGAAGCCAGGGAGCTACTCTCATGTGTTTTTGTGATGAGAGTTAACTTTGTTTTGCTTCTGCGTTTGGGTCTCCTTGAAGCACCTTTTGGAAGGTGAGTTAGTTGGTGGTTCTGAATTCCATCATTTCCTGCTTGGAAAGCTTAAGGATAGTTTTGCTGGGTATAGTATTCTCAGTGGGCAGTACTTTTCTTTTAGAACTCAGAATATATCATTTCTTGCCTTCTTGGCCTATaaggtttctttggagaaatctGCTGTAACAGGGTCCCCTGTAAGTGCCTGCACACGTTTCTATTGCAGATTTTAGATTTGACTTTGTGTTGCACTTCTGAGCATTTGATCATAATGCGTTGCTGTGAGGTCTTTTGTTGCTGTACCTGTTTGGGGTCGTGTGGGCCTCTTGAGCCTGGATGTTAGTATCTTCACCATGATAGGGGCGTTTCGGCTGTTTTCTTTCCATAGGTTTTCTATGCTTTtattcctctctcctccttttgaGATTTCCAGAATTCAAATAGATCTcacaaggctggtgctgtggcatagcgggtggggCCACTggctgtagtgccagcatcctatatgggcaccggtttggtcctggatgctccacttctgatccagctctctgctgtggcctgggaaaatggtggagGATGGAGTCCTTGGGTCCCCCATGCGGCAACAGGGGcccagagggggctcctggctttggatcagcatggctacagctgttgcagccatctggagggtgaaccagcagatgtggtacccctctctctctgcttctccttctctgtgtaactctgactttcaaaataatcataaaaaaaaagagatctcatGTAATGGTGTCCCAAAGGTCTCAGAGGCTGTTTCGTTCTCTGTCTTGTTGTATTTGGTCTGAGTGTGATATTGGTAAAGATTTGTCTTAAAACTGAGatcttgttcttgttcttcttcttctttttttttttttttaaaagatttatttatttgaaagagttacagagaggcagaagcagagatagagaaaggtaggggttgtctatctgctggttcactcctcagatggctggagctgggctgatcagaagccaggagcttcttcggggtctcaggggcccaaggagttgggccatcttctgctttcccaggccattgcagagagctgcattggaagtagagcagctgggactcaaaccggtgcccatatgggatgccggcactctagGCAactgctttacccaccatgccacagtgctgggcccaagctGAGGTCTTTGGTCAGCTTGATTGGACTCTACGACTGCAGTGTCCTGCTGTACCTCGGGGACACCGTATTTTTTGCTGTTCCATGCTTCCTGTGTCCTGAGGTAGATGTTCGTGTATCTGGCAGATGACTGACTCTCTCAGAAAGTTGTTTCCGCAGTAAAAGGATTTTTCCTGAAGGTAGGCCTCCAGGGTCTGGTCTAGTAGGCGCTCTCCGCATTAGTTGCAGTTGGAGCCTGTGGTGTAATGTCCCTATGCCTCCCACTGTAGCCAGTGGCAGTGCGGTGGTGCTTGGGGCACTCCTCGGTCCTGGCAGTGGTCCGTGGGGGCTCAGTGGCAGCTTGCGGGGTGGCCCTCAGTCTGTGGCGGCTGTGGTCGCAGGGGTCAGTTGGGTTCCTGTGGTGGCAGGAGTGTGGCTGGAGCGTGGTAGCAGGAGCATGGTGGCTGTGTGCGGGTTCCTATGCGATGTCTGGGCAGTGGCCTCCCTTGAATTCCCTCCAGCAGACGTTGCTGTCCCGCCTGGGGCTAGGGAAAGGGTACCACAGCCCGCCTTGACTGTGCAGCCTGGGGGTCGGGCAGTGCCCACGGAGCTCGGCTCTGCCTGCTGCGGAGGTGCGTGTGGTGCTGGCCAGGGCACAGGGCCAGTTGAGTGGGGCcatgggtctcaaactggcatggGGAGCAGTTCCAGAGGCTCCATCTGCAGGTCCTGGCCTAAGGTCAGGGACCGCTGGGACCTGCCTGATGTTGGGTTTTACCAGCTTGGCTGTGAGCTCCAAGATGCAGTCCTGTGTTCACTTGGGTAccccactccccagtggctgagGTCTTGCCCCTTGCTGTCTGCCCGAGGCAAGGGGCTGGGGAGCAGTAAAGGCTGTCTCTTGGCCACCTAGCTCATATTAATTTGGGTTGCACTGAGTTTTGCCGCCAcggggccctgtgctgtgtggTGGGTGCACACCAAGCCCGCCCTCCCAGGCTGTAGGACTGCACCCGAGACCGGGCAGGTTTAGAAGAGGCCTCTGGGCTTATCTCGTGCTGGGTCCTACCCAGCAGGCTGGGCACCGAGCTTGAAAGCAAATTCCTGAGCTCCCTTTCCCACCCTCTTCCCTAGCTGCAGGAGTCTTGCTGCACATCTACCAGAGGTTTGGGGGAGGGTGGCTAGAGCCAGCGCCTTGGTTGCCTGGCTAAGCAGGGTCCAGGCCCCCGGGGCAGCATGCGGCGCTCTGTCTGGCCTCGGGTCTCACTGTAGGCGGCCTGGGACGAGGTTTCAAGCCTGAGGTCTGGACTTGTCTCCCCTCCTGcttgggaaaaggagagggattatctctccccctgctctgccccacagagccaggggcaggcagggtgaCGGCAGCTGTTAGCTTCCTGCCTTCTGCAGTGTCTTCTTGTGGCACAACCCCGAAGGCGCTCTGGCGTACGGCCCGGCTTCCTTCCTCAGCTCCCGTGTGAGCAGGCACCCGAAGGTTACTCGGCTGCTGTCTCGCGCTGTCTCCCCAGTGGTCACGTTGAAATGCTTCCCACAGTCCTAAATGCTACTCCTGGTCCCAGCGACCTTGTCCTGGGCTGGCCGAGTGCCCACACTTGGAGCAGTGCTAGTCCATGCAGTGGGGTCGGTGTAGAGAAATGCATGACCCAGGAGCCCCAGCCAGCTGTGTGTGTAGGAGCTGGGCCGGGGCCTAGAACTGGCCCACTCCAGGGAATGCAGGCGTGGGGAGTGGCCCCGTGCCCCACGGTGCTCAGCAGTGGCTGGAGGAGTGGATCGGAGAGCCGAGGTCAGAGCAAGTCCTGCtgctgtgggtgggtgtgggtgccATCTCCCAGGCACGAGAAGTACGTGTGGGTGGCTGGGATGGCAGTGGCGTGAACTCTGTCACACGTGAGGCTCCCAGCCTTAGAGCTCTGGAACCTTAGGGTCGCGTGTTTGAATCCTGCAGCCGGAGCTGGAAGGGACTGTAGGGGTCATCCCCTTGTTGTACCTTTGTCTAAACCAAGGTCACTGCTGCTGTGTCCCTGACCTGGGGCACGCCAGGCCACGTTGTTCTCCTGCTCCCTGGCCCGTGTGACCCGAGGAATGTCTGTATCTTGGCTGGAGGCGCTGCTTGCATTGGCGtgagcagaggctgctgggagcccTGGCCTTACCCCAGATCTGCTGCTTTGTTTGGAAGCTTCAGGCACTGCGTGCTCCGTCTGACCGAGGACAACTCGCAGCCCTTGATGACCAAGCTGCAGTGGCTCTTCGCCTTCCTGGAGCACAgtcaggtgtgtgtggggtggggtggggggtacaACGGCGATGGGGGGGGCCAGgccggctcctgcacccacacttcCCCTTTGCTTTcccaccacctgctgctgtgAGCAGTTACATGGCTGGGCCCCAGCCAGGCTGGCACAGGCTCAGGGCCAAAGCCCATGGGCTGGCTGAGTGGCCCCGAAATCTCCTGGGCAGGAGAGGGTGTGCGTGCTTGAGTCTGGTTTTATTCATCTCCTGTCCTGCACTTGGGGGCTGTTGAGGGCGTGGGCGGACAAAACAAACGCTGTCCAAACCTTCAGGGGACCGACAGCCATGGGCTCCGCAGGaccctgggtggggcagggggccagcaggggtcaCTGCCTTCACAGAGGGGAGTGCAGTGTGCGGCagatgtggtggtggtggtggtggtgggggccgCACCCTGGACTCCTTGGGGCATCGAGAGGGTGCTGGGTGCAGACTGGGCTGTTAGCAAAGGCACAAAGTGTGGGGTTCGTGTTTGCGTGAACCCCATGCTGCCCGGAAGGACTtgtgggatgggaggggaggcGTCTCCCGGGTCGGACCCCAGGCCTAGTGCGCTGCAGAgctggtgagggagggagggcctgGTCCTGACCACGCCTTTTGCACGCCTTGTCCCAGCGGCCCGCCATTTCCCCGGAGaacttcctctctgcctcctggacacCCTGGTTCAGTCCCGGCACCCAGCAGGACTGCTCCGAGTACCTGAAGTACTTGTTGGATCGGTAAGGGAGGCCAGGAGAGCCCTCCTGCatccctgggctgggctgctgccTTGACTTGGGGGGCGTGGGGCGGCGTGTGCTGCGGGACTGAGCAGCCGGGAAGCCTGGCCCCGCAAGGCTGAGttctgggaggggcgggggcagggcagcaCGCTGTGCTGGTCACTGGGTGCGTGTCCTTGTCGCTGTTCTGCGTGCACAGGCCCACGGAGCT from Oryctolagus cuniculus chromosome 1, mOryCun1.1, whole genome shotgun sequence includes these protein-coding regions:
- the LOC103349871 gene encoding gamma-aminobutyric acid receptor-associated protein — translated: MKFVYKEEHPFEKRRSEGEKIRKKYTDRVPVIVEKAPKARIGDMDKKKYLVPSDLTVGQFYFLIRKRIHLQAEDALFFFVNNVIPPTSATMGQLYQEHHEEDFFLYIAYSDESVYGL